In the genome of Oxalobacter aliiformigenes, one region contains:
- a CDS encoding electron transfer flavoprotein subunit alpha/FixB family protein, whose amino-acid sequence MSILVIAEHDNQSLKNSTLNTVSAALLCGQDIHLLVAGCQCKSVAEEASKVSGVSKVLMADATSLEHALPENVARQILTIAAAYTHILAPATSSGKAVMPRVAACLDVGQISEITRVVSEETFERPIYAGNAIATVQSEDTIKVLTVRTTAFPPAEKSDNAVPVENIAAVADSGRSSYVSSRTDKSSRPELSSAKIIVSGGQGVGSAENFRLIEQLADKLGAAVGASRAAVDAGYVPNDLQVGQTGKIVAPDLYIAVGISGAIQHVAGIKDSRTIVAINQDPDAPIFLAADYGIVGDLNELVPQLIAALD is encoded by the coding sequence ATGTCCATTCTCGTTATTGCCGAACATGACAATCAGTCTTTGAAGAACAGTACCTTGAATACCGTAAGCGCCGCTTTGTTGTGCGGTCAGGATATTCATTTGCTGGTGGCCGGTTGCCAGTGCAAAAGCGTTGCCGAAGAAGCGTCGAAAGTGTCCGGTGTCTCGAAGGTACTGATGGCTGATGCGACTTCACTCGAGCATGCTTTGCCGGAAAACGTGGCACGCCAGATATTGACCATCGCTGCCGCTTATACTCACATACTGGCTCCGGCCACTTCCAGCGGAAAAGCTGTCATGCCGCGTGTCGCGGCCTGTCTGGATGTCGGGCAGATTTCCGAAATCACCCGGGTCGTTTCGGAAGAGACATTCGAACGGCCGATTTATGCAGGCAATGCCATTGCGACGGTGCAGTCGGAAGATACGATCAAGGTATTAACTGTCAGAACCACAGCTTTTCCACCCGCGGAAAAAAGTGACAATGCCGTGCCGGTTGAAAATATTGCTGCCGTTGCCGATAGTGGCAGATCGTCTTACGTATCGTCCCGGACGGACAAGTCGTCCCGTCCTGAGTTATCCAGTGCGAAGATCATTGTATCCGGAGGGCAGGGTGTGGGATCGGCGGAGAATTTCAGACTGATTGAACAGCTGGCGGACAAGCTGGGGGCCGCGGTCGGAGCTTCCCGTGCAGCAGTCGATGCCGGTTATGTTCCGAATGACTTGCAGGTCGGTCAGACGGGAAAAATTGTCGCTCCGGATCTTTATATTGCGGTGGGTATTTCAGGCGCTATTCAGCATGTCGCCGGAATCAAGGACTCCAGAACTATTGTCGCAATCAATCAGGATCCGGATGCACCGATTTTTCTGGCTGCTGACTATGGAATAGTCGGGGATCTGAATGAACTGGTTCCCCAGCTGATTGCCGCGCTGGACTGA
- a CDS encoding electron transfer flavoprotein subunit beta/FixA family protein translates to MKILVPVKRVVDYNVRIRIKPDGSGVETDNVKMSMNPFDEIAIEEAVRQKEAGVATEIIAVSCGVEKSQDILRTAMAIGADRSILVRTEAGLQPLAVARILKKIVEKEQPDLVILGKQAIDDDANQTGQMLAAMLDWPQATSVSELAIENGKALVTREIDDGQETLSLQLPAVVTADLRLNEPRYVTLPNMMKARKKPVETTSPEELGVSVDSRLKTLKVTEPAARSEVQMVPDIATLVSRLKNEAKVI, encoded by the coding sequence ATGAAAATACTGGTACCCGTCAAGCGGGTTGTAGATTACAACGTCAGGATTCGTATCAAGCCAGACGGAAGCGGTGTTGAAACGGATAATGTGAAAATGTCGATGAATCCGTTTGATGAAATCGCTATCGAGGAAGCGGTCCGTCAAAAAGAAGCAGGCGTCGCGACAGAAATCATTGCTGTTTCATGTGGCGTGGAAAAATCGCAGGATATCTTGCGTACTGCTATGGCTATTGGTGCCGACAGAAGTATTCTGGTCAGGACGGAAGCCGGATTGCAGCCGCTGGCTGTAGCAAGGATACTGAAAAAAATCGTTGAAAAGGAACAGCCGGATCTCGTTATTCTGGGCAAACAGGCGATAGATGATGATGCCAACCAGACCGGACAGATGCTGGCGGCTATGCTTGATTGGCCACAAGCGACTTCGGTATCGGAACTTGCCATTGAAAACGGAAAGGCGTTGGTCACGCGTGAGATCGATGATGGTCAGGAAACCCTGTCGTTGCAGTTGCCCGCGGTCGTTACGGCGGATTTGCGGCTGAATGAACCGCGTTATGTGACGTTGCCCAATATGATGAAGGCCAGAAAAAAACCGGTTGAAACGACTTCTCCCGAAGAATTGGGCGTATCGGTAGATTCCCGTCTCAAAACCCTGAAGGTAACCGAACCGGCTGCCCGTTCGGAAGTCCAGATGGTGCCTGATATTGCCACGCTGGTGTCCAGGCTGAAAAACGAAGCCAAAGTGATTTGA
- a CDS encoding sulfurtransferase TusA family protein produces the protein MENDDPKRTDQTVDACGTKCPMPILKAKKALANMESGQLLKVLATDPGAVRDFHFFGSQTGNEVVEQTEENGIFTIIVRRK, from the coding sequence ATGGAAAACGACGATCCGAAGCGAACCGATCAGACTGTCGATGCCTGTGGGACGAAATGTCCGATGCCGATCCTGAAGGCGAAGAAGGCTTTGGCGAACATGGAATCCGGGCAGTTGCTGAAAGTTCTGGCGACTGATCCGGGCGCTGTACGCGATTTTCATTTTTTCGGCAGCCAGACAGGAAATGAAGTGGTGGAACAGACTGAAGAAAATGGTATTTTCACCATTATTGTCAGAAGAAAATAG